From the Carassius gibelio isolate Cgi1373 ecotype wild population from Czech Republic chromosome B25, carGib1.2-hapl.c, whole genome shotgun sequence genome, one window contains:
- the LOC128014532 gene encoding matrix metalloproteinase-15, with protein MSVRSSRSHRYLRPVTAIFILLCVNIAETTAEDDAFNAESWLRTYGYLSQASRQMSTMHSAQILSSAIKNMQRFYGLEETGHMDLITINAMKRPRCGVPDHFEESAEGGTRRKRYALTGHKWDQGELTYSIQNHSPKVGKEQTYKAIHKAFKVWEKVTPLRFEEVPYHEIKNGSEGPDIILLFASGYHGDMSLFDGEGGSLAHAFFPGPGMGGDTHFDIDEPWTLNQQEGSGVDLFLVAVHELGHALGLEHSNNPSAIMAPFYQWMDTESFSLTEDDINGIHQIYGPPETVTTQVPPTTTLFTTTAEPEPTTTVAQPKTTRPSVQPTRPWVPPVRPTRRSHRPQPTARTDQDAPDICEGNFDTVTVLRGEMFVFKGRWFWRVRRNRVLDNYPMPISFFWMGLPEDIDAAYERHDGKFVFFKGSKYWLFREADVEPGYPQDLFRYGQGMPDRVDTAVWWEPSGYTHFFRGDRYWQFSEKSRAVEKDYPKPVGEWGSIPGSLKGAFLSDDGAYTYFYKDTKYWRFDNKRMKVDTGYPRSILNDFMGCRVHFDAETDVKPDHRSPETNDKNQDADNERDDDEEDEKKEDDVILRVNETDEHIMTLILVIVPLVLVLCILGVIYIIITTLQRKETSKLLVHCKRSLQQWV; from the exons ATGTCAGTCCGCAGTAGCAGGTCGCATCGGTATCTGAGACCCGTTACTGCGATTTTCATCCTGCTGTGTGTCAACATTGCTGAGACGACTGCAGAAGATGATGCTTTCAACGCAGAG TCATGGCTGAGGACCTATGGCTACCTGTCCCAGGCTAGCAGACAGATGTCCACCATGCACTCGGCCCAGATCCTTTCTAGTGCCATTAAGAACATGCAGCGCTTCTATGGCCTGGAGGAGACTGGACATATGGACTTGATCACTATtaa tgccATGAAAAGACCTCGCTGTGGAGTGCCAGATCATTTTGAGGAGTCAGCGGAGGGAGGTACTCGGCGTAAGCGATATGCACTTACTGGCCACAAATGGGACCAGGGCGAGCTGACTTACAG TATTCAGAACCACTCACCCAAAGTGGGCAAGGAGCAGACCTACAAGGCTATTCACAAAGCCTTCAAGGTTTGGGAGAAAGTGACGCCTCTGCGATTCGAGGAGGTCCCGTATCACGAGATAAAAAATGGTAGTGAGGGGCCTGACATAATACTACTGTTTGCCTCTGGGTATCATGGGGATATGTCTCTCTTTGATGGGGAAGGGGGTTCTTTGGCACACGCTTTTTTCCCTGGTCCCGGAATGGGAGGAGACACACATTTCGATATAGACGAGCCATGGACCTTGAACCAGCAGGAGGGCTCAG GTGTTGACTTGTTTCTGGTCGCGGTTCATGAGTTGGGACATGCGCTGGGGTTAGAGCACTCCAACAACCCTTCTGCGATCATGGCGCCTTTCTACCAGTGGATGGACACAGAAAGCTTCTCATTGACTGAAGATGATATAAATGGCATTCACCAGATCTATG GACCCCCAGAGACTGTCACCACTCAAGTACCTCCCACCACAACCCTGTTTACAACCACGGCTGAGCCGGAGCCCACAACTACAGTGGCCCAACCGAAAACAACCAGACCCTCAGTGCAACCCACCAGGCCTTGGGTGCCTCCGGTCCGCCCCACTAGGAGGTCCCATAGACCCCAGCCCACAGCACGCACGGATCAGGATGCACCTGACATCTGCGAGGGGAACTTTGACACAGTGACCGTACTGAGAGGCGAGATGTTTGTGTTCAAG GGTCGTTGGTTCTGGAGGGTTAGGAGGAACCGGGTTCTGGATAATTACCCAATGCCAATCTCCTTCTTCTGGATGGGGCTTCCAGAGGACATAGACGCTGCCTATGAACGGCATGATGGGAAATTCGTGTTCTTTAAAG GAAGTAAATACTGGCTTTTCAGAGAAGCAGACGTGGAGCCCGGATACCCTCAGGACTTGTTTCGTTATGGTCAAGGCATGCCTGACAGAGTGGACACAGCAGTGTGGTGGGAACCGTCAGGCTATACGCACTTCTTCAGAGGAGACAG ATATTGGCAGTTTAGTGAAAAATCCCGTGCCGTGGAGAAAGATTACCCTAAACCAGTGGGCGAGTGGGGATCCATTCCTGGCTCCCTGAAAGGGGCATTCCTCAGCGATGATGGAG CGTACACTTACTTCTACAAAGACACCAAGTACTGGAGGTTCGATAACAAGCGGATGAAGGTTGACACTGGATACCCAAGATCCATTTTAAACGATTTCATGGGCTGTCGGGTGCACTTTGACGCAGAAACGGACGTAAAACCTGACCATCGATCGCCCGAGACGAACGACAAGAATCAAGACGCTGACAACGAAagggatgatgatgaagaagatgagAAAAAGGAAGATGATGTCATTTTAAGAGTGAACGAGACTGATGAACACATCATGACCCTCATTTTGGTGATCGTGCCTCTAGTTCTTGTGCTGTGCATTCTGGGAGTCATatacatcatcatcaccacactCCAGAGGAAAGAGACGTCCAAATTGTTAGTTCACTGCAAAAGATCCCTGCAGCAGTGGGTCTGA
- the zpd gene encoding zona pellucida glycoprotein d: MTGYQKSKVFLHLVTLLCAVRSISGECEISQCSDPSTCSLSQRRTCKCAIGFFGDLCDQVAIMNVTCGKDFISILVDEEFFKYYNVGIEAVHLSNASCRAHREEISGSVYFMVHTPMDQYTACGGKPLEKNITHIVYSLMMMSDPLIYGNIVRDPVVQLEYKCIYPYTRRLSLEFPIISFSSERMFKVSEVDAKVEMSLFKDHTYTEAFTSAPTIKLGDQIYVQIQVTEPEDFFHLKVNECWATQTPQANDKSGFSHSLLVNGCTNDKTTSFGNGTAHPAGRNGEGSTVRYSFDMFRFVYEPHIFYLHCAVHLCTPEDGKSCIPECKTVSKREVVMNEQAQGLLSYGPIRRELPVQPTINLLALVLPLAVIWTLGIFLFVLISIAKAGNRRHMTNS; the protein is encoded by the exons ATGACGGGCTATCAGAAatcaaag GTGTTTCTGCATCTTGTAACGTTACTCTGTGCTGTTCGGAGTATTTCTG GTGAATGTGAGATATCGCAGTGTTCTGACCCCTCTACCTGCAGTCTGTCACAGAGGCGAACTTGTAAATGTGCTATCGGCTTCTTTGGAGATCTCTGCGACCAGG TCGCAATAATGAATGTGACCTGTGGCAAAGACTTCATTTCCATCCTAGTGGATGAAGAGTTCTTCAAGTATTACAATGTGGGAATAGAAGCCGTTCATTTGAGTAATGCCAGCTGTCGAGCCCATAGAGAGGAGATCTCTGGATCAGTCTATTTCATGGTGCACACACCAATGGACCAGTACACTGCATGTGGAGGCAAACCTCTGGAG AAGAACATAACGCACATAGTGTACTCCTTAATGATGATGTCTGACCCACTTATCTATGGAAACATTGTGAGGGATCCAGTTGTACAGCTTGAGTACAAGTGCATTTATCCGTACACCCGTAGACTCAGCCTGGAGTTTCCCATCATCTCTTTCTCCAG tgAAAGGATGTTCAAGGTGAGTGAAGTGGATGCCAAGGTGGAGATGAGCCTGTTTAAAGATCACACGTACACTGAGGCTTTCACCAGCGCACCTACTATTAAGCTTGGAGATCAAATCTATGTCCAGATCCAAGTGACGGAGCCTGAAGATTTCTTCCATCTGAAAGTAAATGAGTGTTGGGCGACTCAGACTCCTCAAGCTAATGATAAGTCAGGATTTAGCCATTCGCTGCTTGTAAATGG GTGCACAAATGACAAAACGACTTCATTTGGTAATGGTACGGCACACCCTGCAGGAAGAAACGGTGAAGGGTCCACTGTCCGTTATTCGTTTGATATGTTTCGGTTTGTATACGAGCCCCACATTTTCTACCTGCACTGCGCTGTGCATCTCTGCACACCTGAGGATGGAAAGTCTTGTATTCCT GAATGTAAAACCGTATCCAAAAGAGAGGTGGTTATGAATGAGCAGGCTCAAGGCCTGCTGTCTTATGGACCAATCAGACGAGAGCTACCAGTCCAACCTACAATAA ATCTCCTTGCACTGGTTCTTCCACTGGCAGTGATTTGGACTCTGGGCATCTTCCTTTTTGTCCTTATCAGTATTGCCAAAGCAGGAAATCGAAGACACATGACAAATAgctaa
- the vac14 gene encoding protein VAC14 homolog, which translates to MNTEKDFSPLTPNIVRALNDKLYEKRKVAALEIEKLVREFVAQNNSAQIRHVIQILATEFALSQHPHSRKGGLIGLAACSIALGKDSGLYLKELIDPVLTCFNDSDSRLRYYACEALYNIVKVARGAVLPHFNVLFDGLSKLAADPDPNVKSGSELLDRLLKDIVTESNKFDLVAFVPLLRERIYSNNQYARQFIISWIHVLESVPDINLLDYLPEILDGLFQILGDSSKEIRRMCEVVLGEFLKEIKKNPSSVKFAEMANILVIHCQVSDESKSTNDLIQLTSMTWMREFIQLAGRVVLPYSSGILTAVLPCLSYDDRKKSTKEAASACNHSLMKLVTPEDDEDDEESQTKSSPPGDGNPSKKEGDLNDSLNESQDSVGFSNISFFTPASSDRSAVTLDLDGIVQVLDRHLHDSSTGMMTRIAVLKWLYHLYIKTPRKMFKHTDSLFPMLLKTLSDESDEVILKDLEVLAEIASSPAGQTDTSGSCDNSDSKTELHIPGGVRDGQPVVLGSKVADLSPSTPSMNSYFYKFMINLLKRFSLERKLLEMRGAFIIRQLCLLLHAENIFHSMADILLKEEDLKFASTMVQTLNTILLTSAELFQLRNQLKDLHTQDSCALFCCLYRSWCHNPVATVSLCFLTQNYRHAYDLIQKFGDLEVTVDFLMEVDKLVQLIESPIFTYLRLQLLDVEHNPYLIKALYGLLMLLPQSQAFQLLSHRLSCVPNPELMRTVEDPKAPVKDKRLAQPHIDYSELLQHFDRVQSKHLEVRHQRARRSEHPDRKL; encoded by the exons ATGAACACAGAGAAGGATTTTTCTCCGTTGACACCAAACATAGTGAGAGCTCTCAACGACAAACTGTACGAGAAGAGGAAGGTGGCAGCTCTAGAGATTGAAAA GCTTGTACGGGAATTCGTCGCCCAGAACAACTCTGCACAGATCAGACATGTCATCCAGATACTGGCTACAGAGTTTGCGCTCTCTCAGCACCCTCACAGCCGAAAAGGAGGCCTCATTGGGTTGGCGGCGTGCTCCATTGCTCTGggaaaa GATTCTGGATTGTACCTGAAAGAGCTCATTGATCCGGTTCTTACATGTTTCAATGATTCTGACAGCCGTCTGCGTTACTACGCCTGTGAGGCCCTTTACAATATAGTGAAGGTTGCCAGGGGTGCAGTGCTGCCCCACTTCAATGTGCTGTTTGATGGGCTTAGCAAG CTAGCTGCAGATCCTGATCCAAACGTAAAGAGTGGGTCCGAGCTCCTGGATCGGCTTCTTAAG GACATTGTAACAGAGAGCAACAAATTTGACCTAGTGGCTTTTGTCCCTCTGTTGCGTGAGAGGATTTACTCAAACAACCAATATGCCCGCCAATTCATTATCTCATGG ATCCACGTGTTGGAGTCGGTTCCTGATATTAACCTCCTGGATTATCTGCCAGAAATTCTAGACGGACTTTTTCAGATTCTTggagacagcagcaaagagatcAGGCGAAT GTGCGAGGTGGTTTTGGGGGAATTCCTGAAAGAAATTAAGAAGAATCCATCCAGTGTCAAATTTGCGGAAATGGCCAACATTTTAGTCATCCACTGTCAAGTGTCTGATGAATCAAAGTCGA CTAACGATCTCATCCAGTTGACGTCGATGACATGGATGAGAGAATTCATTCAGCTTGCTGGAAGAGTGGTCCTGCCGTATTCCTCTGGCATACTGACTGCAGTGCTGCCTTGCCTTTCCTATGATGACCGCAAAAAGA GTACTAAAGAGGCTGCCAGTGCATGTAACCATAGCCTGATGAAGCTTGTGACtcctgaagatgatgaagatgatgaagaatcACAGACCAAATCGTCCCCTCCGGGTGATGGGAATCCATCTAAGAAAGAGGGTGATCTGAATG ATTCCCTAAATGAATCTCAGGACTCAGTAGGCTTCAGCAACATCTCCTTCTTCACTCCAGCAAG TTCTGACAGGTCTGCTGTAACTCTGGATCTGGATGGCATAGTGCAAGTACTGGACCGACATTTACACGATTCATCCACCGGGATGATGACTCGCATTGCTGTGTTGAAGTGGTTGTACCATTTGTACATCAAGACCCCTCGCAAG ATGTTCAAGCACACAGATAGTTTGTTCCCCATGTTACTGAAGACACTATCAGATGAATCTGATGAA GtgattttaaaagacttggaGGTTTTAGCAGAAATTGCATCATCACCTGCTGGTCAGACGGACACGTCTGGGTCGTGCGACAACTCGGATAGCAAAACAGAGCTTCATATTCCAGGTGGGGTCAGAGATGGGCAGCCAGTGGTGCTTG GTTCAAAGGTGGCAGATTTGTCTCCATCGACTCCCAGCATGAATTCATACTTCTACAAGTTCATGATTAATTTGCTCAAGCGCTTCAGTTTAGAGAGAAAGCTTCTAGAAATGAGAGGGGCTTTCATTATCAG GCAGCTGTGTCTCCTCCTGCATGCGGAGAACATATTTCACTCTATGGCAGACATCTTACTCAAGGAGGAAGATCTGAAGTTTGCCTCCACCATGGTGCAGACACTTAACACTATTCTGCTGACCTCAGCTGAACTCTTCCAGCTGCGGAACCAGCTCAAGGACTTGCACACACAG GACAGCTGTGCTCTTTTCTGCTGCCTCTATCGCTCTTGGTGTCACAATCCAGTGGCCACTGTGTCGCTCTGCTTCCTGACACAAAACTATCGGCATGCCTATGACCTCATCCAGAAATT TGGAGATCTGGAGGTAACTGTGGACTTCCTCATGGAGGTGGATAAACTTGTGCAGCTAATCGAGAGCCCCATCTTCACTT ACCTTCGTCTGCAGCTGCTGGATGTAGAGCATAACCCGTACCTCATCAAGGCTCTGTACGGCCTGCTGATGTTGCTTCCTCAGAGTCAGGCTTTCCAGCTGCTCTCGCATCGGCTCAGCTGTGTGCCAAACCCT